The Paraburkholderia sp. ZP32-5 genome includes a window with the following:
- a CDS encoding LysR family transcriptional regulator, which translates to MRFKLRQMEVFRAVMLTGSINAAAKMLYVSQPAVSKLVSHTETTLGLRLFERSKGRLIPTAEAQALFREVDQLYQSALRVDEFARALALGPASLLRVACSPSLGPAIVAPAIVELKRTMPKLQIDWHTALMSDMPLEVLSKAVDVAVTSMPIEHEHLEVVPFMRGRMVCALPADHPLAAKQHIALADLSSEPMILFRRDIPFGTVIFRACQHADVELTSVVDVTRADQALALVQGGLGLAIVDEFAAGQADCVVRPLVEELEMISTFVYSKFSPPPRGAVLLMQAICRRAEQLGRQVGNLRGIA; encoded by the coding sequence ATGCGTTTCAAGCTGCGGCAAATGGAGGTCTTTCGCGCGGTGATGCTGACCGGCTCGATCAATGCGGCGGCGAAGATGCTGTACGTGTCGCAGCCGGCCGTCAGCAAGCTGGTGTCGCATACGGAAACCACGCTCGGCCTGCGGCTGTTCGAACGCTCGAAGGGCCGGCTGATTCCGACCGCCGAAGCGCAGGCGCTGTTTCGCGAGGTCGACCAGCTCTATCAGTCGGCGTTGCGTGTCGATGAATTCGCGCGCGCGCTCGCGCTCGGACCGGCCAGCCTGTTGCGCGTCGCCTGCAGCCCGTCGCTGGGGCCGGCGATCGTCGCACCGGCGATCGTCGAACTGAAACGGACCATGCCGAAGCTGCAGATCGACTGGCATACGGCGCTGATGTCCGATATGCCGCTCGAAGTGCTGAGCAAGGCGGTGGATGTCGCGGTCACGTCGATGCCGATCGAGCACGAACATCTGGAAGTCGTGCCGTTCATGCGCGGCCGCATGGTGTGCGCGCTACCGGCCGATCATCCGCTGGCGGCGAAGCAGCACATCGCACTCGCCGATCTGAGCAGCGAGCCGATGATTCTTTTCAGACGCGATATTCCGTTCGGTACGGTGATCTTCAGGGCGTGCCAGCACGCCGACGTCGAATTGACGTCCGTGGTCGACGTAACGCGCGCGGATCAGGCGCTCGCACTGGTACAAGGCGGCCTGGGATTGGCTATCGTCGACGAGTTCGCGGCCGGCCAGGCCGATTGTGTAGTGCGGCCGCTCGTCGAGGAACTGGAGATGATTTCGACGTTCGTGTATTCGAAGTTCTCACCACCGCCGCGAGGCGCGGTACTGCTGATGCAGGCTATTTGTCGGCGCGCGGAGCAGTTGGGGCGGCAAGTGGGTAATTTGCGCGGGATCGCGTAG
- a CDS encoding MFS transporter, which translates to MNRIYPPRALDAQANASSAVRTRARFGILALLAIGTTINYLDRSVAGIAAPAMSHELGLTPALMGVIFSAFSWTYTASQIPGGVLLDRVGTRWTYFFALTLWSLFTGLQGLATGFVSLLVMRLLIGAAEAPCFPTNSRVVAIWFPQSERARATGVYTFAEYVGLAFLSPLLFWFEQRYGWRALFGMVGAIGVVFGAVWLMRFREPHQSKSANREELDYIAHGGGVVDGSRDVTHFRWSDIGALLRQRSMLGICIGQFACNSTNVFFLTWFPTYLVTERHMPWLKVGMVAVLPFIAASVGTLSGGWISDAMLRRGISLNWSRKLPVITGLVSAATIALANYVDSTSAVIAILCVAYFAQGMSALAWMIVSDIAPKGLLGLSGGIFNLFANAAGIVTPLVIGLIVGATGSFVYALAFISAVTLVGALSYLFVVGDIKRIVLPGSAYASSSSSH; encoded by the coding sequence ATGAACCGGATCTATCCCCCTCGCGCGCTCGACGCTCAGGCGAACGCGTCCTCGGCCGTCCGCACGCGAGCGCGCTTCGGCATCCTCGCGCTGCTCGCGATCGGCACCACGATCAACTATCTGGATCGCAGCGTCGCGGGTATCGCCGCGCCCGCGATGAGTCACGAACTGGGCCTGACACCTGCGCTGATGGGCGTGATCTTCTCGGCCTTTTCATGGACCTACACCGCGTCGCAGATTCCTGGCGGCGTGTTGCTCGATCGGGTCGGCACGCGCTGGACCTACTTTTTTGCGTTGACGCTGTGGTCGCTATTCACCGGGTTGCAAGGGCTCGCGACCGGCTTCGTATCGCTGCTCGTCATGCGTCTGCTGATCGGCGCGGCGGAGGCGCCGTGCTTTCCGACCAATAGCCGTGTCGTTGCGATCTGGTTTCCGCAGAGCGAGCGCGCCCGCGCGACGGGTGTGTATACGTTCGCGGAATACGTCGGTCTCGCGTTTCTGAGCCCGTTGCTGTTCTGGTTCGAACAGCGTTACGGATGGCGCGCGCTGTTCGGCATGGTCGGCGCGATCGGTGTCGTGTTCGGCGCGGTGTGGCTGATGCGCTTTCGCGAGCCGCATCAGTCGAAGTCGGCGAACCGCGAGGAACTCGACTACATCGCGCACGGCGGCGGGGTCGTCGACGGCAGCCGCGATGTCACGCATTTTCGCTGGTCGGACATCGGCGCGCTGCTGCGTCAGCGCAGCATGCTCGGTATCTGCATCGGCCAGTTCGCGTGCAACTCGACCAATGTGTTCTTTCTGACGTGGTTTCCGACGTACCTCGTGACCGAGCGGCATATGCCGTGGCTGAAGGTCGGCATGGTCGCGGTGCTGCCGTTTATCGCGGCATCGGTCGGCACGCTCAGCGGTGGCTGGATTTCCGACGCGATGCTGCGGCGAGGCATCTCGCTGAACTGGTCGCGCAAGCTGCCGGTGATCACCGGTCTCGTGAGCGCCGCGACGATCGCGCTGGCGAACTACGTCGATTCGACCAGCGCGGTGATCGCGATCCTGTGCGTCGCCTATTTCGCGCAAGGCATGTCGGCGCTGGCGTGGATGATCGTGTCCGATATCGCACCCAAGGGCCTGCTCGGTTTGAGCGGAGGCATCTTCAATCTGTTCGCGAACGCCGCCGGCATCGTCACGCCGCTCGTGATCGGACTGATCGTCGGCGCGACCGGCTCGTTCGTCTATGCGCTTGCGTTTATCTCGGCCGTGACGCTGGTGGGCGCGCTGTCGTATCTGTTCGTCGTCGGCGACATCAAGCGGATCGTGCTGCCGGGCAGTGCTTACGCGTCTTCGTCGTCCTCCCATTGA
- a CDS encoding SDR family NAD(P)-dependent oxidoreductase: MNQTLDGQIAIVTGGVRGIGLGIARQLKAAGARVALWDLDVGAFDARQAEFEADHLQAVDVSSYEAVERAFAATVEALGHVDILVNNAGINGPVAPSWEYPVDTWQRVLAVDLNSVFYCCRVAVPHMRARGGGRIVNVASIAGKEGVQYISAYSAAKAGVIAFTKSAAKELARDNVLINCVAPAMVETELMREMSAQHIEASKAKIPMGRFLQIEEVGRMVSWIASPACSFTTGFTFDLTGGRATY, encoded by the coding sequence ATGAATCAGACACTCGACGGCCAGATTGCGATCGTCACGGGCGGCGTGCGAGGCATCGGCCTCGGTATCGCGCGGCAACTGAAGGCTGCGGGCGCACGCGTCGCGCTGTGGGATCTCGATGTCGGCGCATTCGATGCGCGGCAGGCGGAGTTCGAAGCCGATCATCTGCAGGCAGTGGATGTGTCGTCGTATGAAGCGGTCGAGCGTGCATTCGCGGCGACCGTCGAGGCGCTGGGCCATGTCGACATTCTGGTGAACAACGCCGGTATCAACGGTCCGGTGGCGCCGAGCTGGGAGTATCCGGTCGACACCTGGCAGCGCGTGCTGGCCGTCGATCTGAACAGCGTGTTCTATTGCTGCCGCGTCGCGGTTCCGCATATGCGCGCGCGCGGCGGCGGGCGCATCGTCAACGTCGCATCGATCGCGGGCAAGGAGGGCGTGCAGTACATCTCCGCGTATTCGGCGGCGAAAGCCGGTGTGATCGCGTTCACGAAGTCCGCCGCGAAGGAACTCGCGCGCGACAACGTGCTGATCAACTGCGTCGCGCCCGCGATGGTGGAAACCGAACTGATGCGCGAGATGTCCGCGCAGCATATCGAGGCGAGCAAGGCCAAGATTCCGATGGGCCGCTTTCTGCAGATCGAGGAAGTCGGCCGGATGGTGAGCTGGATCGCGAGCCCCGCATGCAGCTTTACGACGGGCTTCACGTTCGATCTGACGGGCGGGAGGGCCACCTATTGA
- a CDS encoding sugar phosphate isomerase/epimerase family protein: MNPVNGSARPLAVAHLTALDVEPARWVRAASRAGFAAVGLRLHPATADGVAYLSAIGSAAHRELRDTLAGEGIAVHDVEFVPVGPGFDPASLGTLFEVAASLGARCVNVSGDDPDSARLAATLAALAERARPFGLRIDLEFMRWRHVGSLAQARAVIERAAQPNLALLVDALHLSRSGGTPEDVAALPPASIGSVQLCDASGVLPGSDDEAIHEARLNRMAPGAGTLPLDALLRALPPQVALGVEMPMPSLPLDARLELAYRSTRRVVERAAADALATSATN; encoded by the coding sequence TTGAACCCGGTCAACGGTAGCGCCCGTCCGCTCGCGGTCGCGCATCTGACGGCGCTCGATGTCGAGCCGGCGCGATGGGTGCGCGCCGCGTCGCGCGCCGGTTTCGCCGCCGTCGGGCTGCGTCTTCATCCGGCGACCGCGGACGGCGTCGCTTATCTGAGCGCCATCGGCAGCGCCGCGCATCGCGAGTTGCGCGACACGTTGGCGGGCGAGGGCATCGCGGTTCACGACGTCGAGTTCGTGCCGGTCGGGCCAGGGTTCGATCCGGCGTCGCTCGGTACGCTGTTCGAAGTGGCCGCGTCGCTTGGCGCGCGCTGCGTGAACGTGTCGGGCGACGACCCGGATAGCGCGCGGCTCGCGGCCACGCTCGCGGCACTCGCCGAACGCGCGCGGCCGTTCGGCTTGCGCATCGACCTCGAATTCATGCGCTGGCGCCACGTCGGTTCGCTCGCGCAGGCCCGCGCGGTGATCGAACGCGCCGCGCAGCCGAATCTGGCGTTGCTGGTGGATGCGCTGCATCTGTCGCGCTCGGGCGGAACGCCTGAGGATGTCGCCGCGTTGCCGCCGGCATCGATTGGTTCTGTGCAGCTATGCGATGCATCCGGCGTGCTGCCTGGCAGCGACGACGAAGCGATCCACGAGGCGCGCCTGAACCGGATGGCGCCAGGCGCCGGCACGCTGCCGCTCGATGCATTGCTGCGCGCATTGCCGCCGCAGGTGGCGTTGGGCGTCGAAATGCCGATGCCGTCGCTGCCGCTCGACGCGCGCCTCGAACTCGCCTATCGCTCGACGCGGCGTGTCGTCGAGCGCGCGGCGGCCGATGCGCTCGCCACATCCGCCACGAACTGA
- a CDS encoding amidohydrolase family protein: protein MSVFTEDKIDCHCHVFDPLRFPYRDDTTYRPAQQEVGTPAQLIHAMNAYGVRHALLVGPTSGYRTDNRCLLDTLQRYDGRFRGIAVVDNDIGRDALRALREHGVTGVAFNPAMEGIELVLGAADLFAALADLGMVAQVQVAGDQMSALGPWLARQPATLVVDHCGRPDSPDGVGQAGFQALLRLADSGRTAVKLSGWQKYARRPHPYEDAWPYADALLRAFGPEHCLWGSDWPFLRAPERLDYGPLLTLFEQLVPDAAARRQIQWDTPRRLFGFAGQPVGADTAHCESVAS from the coding sequence ATGAGCGTATTCACTGAAGACAAGATCGATTGCCACTGTCATGTATTCGATCCGCTGCGCTTTCCGTATCGCGACGACACCACATACCGGCCCGCGCAACAGGAGGTCGGCACGCCCGCGCAGCTAATTCACGCGATGAATGCGTATGGCGTGCGTCATGCGCTGCTGGTTGGGCCGACGAGCGGCTATCGGACCGACAATCGTTGCCTGCTCGATACGCTGCAGCGATACGACGGCCGTTTTCGCGGCATTGCCGTGGTCGACAACGACATCGGCCGCGACGCGTTGCGCGCGCTGCGCGAGCACGGCGTGACCGGCGTCGCATTCAACCCGGCGATGGAGGGCATCGAACTGGTATTGGGCGCGGCGGACCTGTTTGCCGCGCTCGCGGATCTCGGCATGGTCGCGCAGGTGCAGGTGGCGGGCGACCAGATGAGCGCGCTCGGACCGTGGCTCGCGCGGCAGCCCGCGACGCTCGTCGTCGATCATTGCGGCAGGCCGGACAGTCCGGACGGTGTCGGTCAGGCAGGCTTTCAGGCACTGTTGCGTCTCGCCGATAGCGGACGGACCGCGGTGAAGCTGTCCGGCTGGCAGAAGTACGCGCGCCGGCCGCACCCGTACGAGGACGCGTGGCCTTATGCGGACGCGCTGCTGCGCGCGTTCGGCCCCGAGCATTGCCTATGGGGTTCGGACTGGCCGTTTCTGCGGGCTCCCGAACGTCTCGACTATGGTCCGCTGCTGACGCTGTTCGAACAACTGGTGCCCGACGCCGCCGCCCGGCGGCAGATCCAGTGGGACACGCCGCGACGGCTGTTTGGTTTTGCCGGCCAGCCGGTCGGCGCCGACACCGCGCATTGCGAATCCGTTGCTTCCTGA
- a CDS encoding Gfo/Idh/MocA family protein has translation MEKNQPLRFGVLGAAKIARSFIAGVASSALIDVVAVASRDIEKGGQFASELGVPRTHGSYEALLDDPDIDAVYVPLPNTLHAEWVIKALNAGKHVLCEKPLAVSTADTLAMFEAARRNRRFLAEAYPYRAQQQTLALRRLLDEGAIGRVQTIFACFGVKFSDPANIRLDPERGGGALLDAGSYATNMVRMVAGEKPSRVNAIARWADTKVDLTVIANLELPGGLLGQISCSFNTAYHRHALIAGTDGILETTFLNSPPDAGPPEIHLRRGIPATTVRETITLEGGSGFLAEAESFARAVMLGREHWTGSTEQESIDTIATLEAIARSIRSGNWEDV, from the coding sequence ATGGAAAAAAACCAACCTTTGCGTTTTGGCGTACTGGGCGCCGCGAAGATCGCGCGCTCGTTTATCGCGGGCGTCGCATCGTCGGCGCTGATCGATGTCGTTGCGGTCGCGAGCCGCGATATCGAAAAGGGCGGGCAATTCGCCAGCGAACTGGGTGTGCCGCGCACGCATGGTTCGTACGAGGCGTTGCTCGACGATCCCGATATCGACGCGGTCTATGTGCCGCTGCCGAACACGTTGCACGCCGAATGGGTGATCAAGGCGCTGAACGCGGGCAAGCACGTGCTGTGCGAAAAGCCGCTCGCGGTGTCGACGGCCGATACGCTCGCGATGTTCGAAGCCGCGCGCCGCAATCGGCGTTTTCTGGCCGAGGCGTATCCGTATCGCGCGCAGCAACAGACGCTCGCGCTGCGGCGTCTGCTCGACGAAGGCGCGATCGGTCGCGTGCAAACAATCTTCGCGTGCTTCGGCGTCAAGTTCAGCGACCCGGCGAATATCCGGCTCGACCCCGAGCGCGGCGGCGGCGCATTGCTCGATGCCGGCAGCTATGCGACGAATATGGTGCGCATGGTCGCGGGCGAGAAGCCGTCGCGTGTGAACGCGATCGCGCGTTGGGCGGACACCAAGGTCGATCTGACGGTGATCGCGAATCTCGAGCTTCCGGGCGGTTTGCTGGGCCAGATCTCGTGCAGCTTCAACACCGCCTACCATCGGCACGCACTGATCGCCGGCACGGACGGCATCCTCGAAACGACCTTCCTCAATAGTCCGCCCGATGCGGGGCCGCCCGAAATTCATCTGCGTCGCGGCATCCCGGCGACGACGGTGCGCGAAACCATCACGCTCGAAGGCGGCAGCGGTTTTCTCGCCGAAGCGGAGAGCTTTGCGCGCGCGGTGATGCTGGGTCGCGAGCATTGGACCGGCAGCACGGAACAGGAGTCGATCGACACGATCGCGACGCTAGAAGCGATCGCGCGCAGCATCCGTTCCGGCAACTGGGAAGACGTGTAA
- a CDS encoding MFS transporter has product MKTEATLASSGAISAATTRRSRARFAILALLAIGTVINYLDRTVLGIAAPTLSKDLGLSAGVMGIVFSAFSWTYTLSQIPAGLMLDRLGARKTYFLAVASWSAFIILNGLSGGLVSLMIYRLGLGVAESPCFSANSRVVGHWFPQRERARATSIYQVGQYVGLAVFSPLLFWIIEAFGWRAMFVIVGAVGLAFALVWWLRYHEPHESRTMNDAERDYIGAGGGLAQAADAQRPFSWRDVRSLLGRREIWGAAIGQFAGNSTVVFFLTWFPTYLVTERHMAWLKIGFFAILPFLGASVGVLFGGWLSDRLLRSTGRINLARKLPIISGLLLSSSIIAAIYVKSDVAVIAVLSLAFFGQGMGGLGWSIIPDIAPKRLMGLTGGIFNFTANIAGIVTPIVIGAIVALTGSFYWGLMFIGAVAVLGAASYIFILGDIKRIELPEADGAGKIA; this is encoded by the coding sequence ATGAAGACTGAGGCAACGCTGGCATCGAGCGGGGCGATATCCGCCGCCACGACGCGCCGTTCACGGGCCCGTTTCGCGATTCTCGCGCTGCTGGCGATCGGTACCGTGATCAACTATCTGGACCGCACGGTGCTCGGCATTGCCGCGCCGACGCTGAGCAAGGATCTCGGGTTGTCGGCGGGCGTGATGGGCATCGTATTCTCGGCGTTTTCGTGGACGTATACGCTTTCGCAGATACCCGCGGGCCTGATGCTCGATCGACTCGGCGCGCGCAAGACTTATTTTCTGGCGGTCGCGAGCTGGTCGGCGTTCATTATCCTCAATGGGCTGTCGGGCGGCCTCGTGTCGTTGATGATCTACCGCCTTGGTCTGGGCGTGGCCGAGTCGCCGTGTTTCTCGGCGAATAGCCGCGTGGTTGGCCACTGGTTTCCGCAACGCGAGCGTGCGCGCGCAACCAGCATCTATCAGGTCGGGCAGTACGTGGGGCTCGCGGTGTTCAGTCCATTGCTGTTCTGGATCATCGAGGCGTTCGGCTGGCGCGCGATGTTCGTGATCGTCGGCGCGGTAGGGCTCGCGTTTGCGCTCGTCTGGTGGCTGCGCTATCACGAGCCGCACGAATCGCGCACGATGAACGACGCGGAGCGCGACTACATCGGCGCGGGCGGCGGCCTTGCGCAAGCGGCCGATGCGCAGCGGCCGTTCTCATGGCGCGACGTGCGCAGCCTGCTCGGACGTCGCGAGATCTGGGGCGCGGCGATCGGGCAATTCGCCGGTAATTCGACCGTGGTGTTCTTTCTGACGTGGTTTCCGACATATCTCGTGACCGAGCGCCATATGGCGTGGCTGAAGATCGGCTTCTTCGCGATCCTGCCGTTTCTGGGCGCGTCGGTCGGCGTGCTGTTCGGCGGGTGGCTATCCGATCGGCTGCTCAGAAGCACGGGACGCATCAACCTCGCGCGCAAGCTGCCGATCATCAGCGGTCTGCTGCTGTCGTCGAGCATCATCGCGGCGATCTACGTGAAGAGCGATGTCGCGGTGATCGCGGTGCTGTCGCTCGCGTTCTTCGGGCAGGGGATGGGCGGGCTCGGCTGGTCGATCATTCCCGATATCGCACCGAAGCGGCTGATGGGTCTGACCGGCGGCATCTTCAACTTCACGGCCAATATCGCCGGCATCGTCACGCCGATCGTGATCGGTGCGATCGTCGCGTTGACGGGCTCTTTCTACTGGGGGCTGATGTTCATCGGCGCGGTGGCGGTACTCGGCGCGGCGTCATACATTTTTATTCTCGGCGACATCAAACGCATCGAATTGCCCGAAGCGGACGGCGCAGGCAAGATAGCGTGA
- a CDS encoding VOC family protein, whose protein sequence is MAHFDYAREDTGNLVLLEHVNLTIPDQHLATAFYVSGLGLTRDPYLMTGVTNMWINVGRSQIHLPHGDAQRLRGHVGLLVGERAALIDRLRAVQPLLEASHFGWTERADRVEVTCPWGNRYDCLDHDACVPGDRWSGIDLGIAYVQLDVPVGSAAPIAAFYREIFSASVDVRERNGSLQAAVALGGHQQLIYAETPKASEPYDGHHIQIYVADFSGPYARLAERGLTYGEEKHQYRFADIVDLNSGTCCFTLEHEVRSLRHPLYARPLVNRRADVTNRNYRMNGEKFGGVF, encoded by the coding sequence ATGGCGCATTTCGACTATGCACGTGAGGACACCGGCAATCTCGTGCTGCTCGAGCATGTCAATCTCACGATACCGGACCAGCATCTTGCGACGGCGTTCTATGTCAGCGGGCTCGGGCTCACGCGCGATCCGTATCTGATGACGGGCGTGACCAATATGTGGATCAATGTCGGCCGTTCGCAGATTCATTTGCCGCATGGCGACGCGCAGCGTCTACGCGGACATGTCGGGCTGCTGGTGGGCGAGCGCGCGGCGCTGATCGACCGGCTGCGCGCGGTGCAACCATTGCTCGAAGCGAGCCATTTCGGCTGGACCGAGCGCGCCGATCGCGTCGAAGTGACCTGTCCGTGGGGCAATCGCTACGACTGTCTCGACCACGATGCGTGCGTGCCGGGAGACCGTTGGTCGGGCATCGACCTCGGCATCGCGTATGTGCAACTCGATGTGCCGGTGGGCAGCGCGGCGCCGATTGCGGCGTTCTACCGCGAGATTTTCAGTGCCTCCGTCGACGTGCGCGAGCGCAACGGTTCATTGCAGGCGGCGGTCGCGCTCGGCGGGCATCAGCAACTGATCTACGCGGAAACGCCCAAGGCAAGCGAGCCATACGATGGACATCACATCCAGATCTATGTCGCCGATTTCTCCGGACCTTATGCGCGTCTCGCCGAGCGCGGACTGACTTATGGCGAGGAGAAGCATCAGTACCGTTTCGCCGATATCGTCGATCTGAATAGCGGCACGTGTTGCTTCACGCTTGAACATGAAGTGCGCAGTTTGCGTCATCCGCTTTACGCGCGGCCGTTGGTGAATCGCCGCGCGGATGTGACGAACCGCAACTATCGGATGAACGGCGAGAAGTTTGGCGGCGTGTTTTGA